A stretch of Myxococcus virescens DNA encodes these proteins:
- a CDS encoding DUF4136 domain-containing protein has protein sequence MRLLFRITPVLLGLALAACSGIRVNTNYDPTAVERIEDFRRYAWLPQPQGKDARVYNDIIDVRVRMAVDQELKARGYQRVDMSEDPDFLVGWQGAIDTKVSVDTVDSFYGYPWGPYWSPWSSFYGPYGYPYGMGGPRTYVREYDVGTLILDGVDAREQRLVWRGTAQAELHRNLSPDALQKKINDAVHKLLSRFPPRPEAS, from the coding sequence ATGCGGCTGTTGTTCCGAATCACCCCCGTGCTGTTGGGGCTGGCGCTGGCGGCCTGCTCGGGCATCCGCGTCAATACCAACTATGACCCCACGGCCGTCGAGCGCATCGAAGACTTCCGCCGGTACGCCTGGCTGCCGCAGCCCCAGGGCAAGGACGCCCGCGTCTACAACGACATCATCGACGTGCGCGTGCGCATGGCGGTGGACCAGGAGCTGAAGGCTCGTGGCTACCAGAGGGTGGACATGAGCGAGGACCCGGACTTTCTCGTGGGGTGGCAGGGCGCCATCGACACCAAGGTGTCTGTCGACACGGTGGACTCCTTCTATGGCTACCCCTGGGGCCCATACTGGAGCCCCTGGAGTTCCTTCTACGGACCCTACGGCTATCCGTACGGCATGGGGGGCCCGCGCACCTATGTCCGCGAATACGACGTGGGCACGCTCATCCTCGACGGCGTGGATGCCCGGGAGCAGCGGCTGGTCTGGCGCGGCACGGCCCAGGCGGAGCTCCACCGCAACCTGTCGCCCGATGCACTCCAGAAGAAGATCAACGACGCCGTGCACAAGCTGCTGTCGCGCTTCCCGCCCCGCCCGGAAGCGTCCTGA
- a CDS encoding M13 family metallopeptidase, which produces MTHPHRRFPGARHVLVSACTTALLTSCASSTSAEKAEPPAPVATAPAEAPASKPKPTYGTFGFDTPGMDRDIVPGNDFYGFANGTWVKRTEIPPDRSSYNMFTTLAEQADQRNRELIEAQRQAPEGSEARKVGDIFASFMDEAAIEAKGVAPLKPELERIAAIGQRKQLATVLGATLRADVDALNMGDVTTDRLFGLWVAEDLNEPSRYAPYLLQGGLWLPDRDYYLVDNPRFTELRKSYQAHIAAMLKLAGFDDVETRAGRVFALERKMAQAHVSQVDTRDISKANNPWPRAEFGKRAPGLAWKEFFDAAGLGTQEQVIVWQPSALTALSKLAQSEPLQAWKDYLAFHAVARAAPYLPKAFVDESFAFNGKTLSGTPAQKERWKRGVDATNLSMGEAVGKLYVAKYFPPEVKAEAEAMVRNIITAFEKRIDALTWMSPETRTRAKEKVGTLQASIGHPEKWRDYSGLDIVAGDAYGNAERAVRFEYQRNVAKLGQPVDRKEWYMVPQLVNALNSPQQNSIIFPAAILQPPFFDANADPAVNYGGIGAVIGHEIVHSFDDVGAKFDARGKLENWWTKEDEAKFQAAGKALAAQYNEYRPLPDLSVNGELTLGENIADMAGVAVSYDAYQLSLGGKPAPVIDGYTGDQRFFLGFGQVWRAKYREPYLRRIIMTDGHAPGPYRTATVRNLDAWYGAFDVQPGQTLFLSPEQRVRIW; this is translated from the coding sequence TTGACACATCCCCATCGACGTTTCCCCGGCGCCAGGCATGTGCTGGTCTCCGCGTGCACCACTGCGCTGCTCACCTCCTGCGCGTCTTCCACCTCCGCGGAGAAAGCAGAACCGCCCGCGCCTGTCGCCACGGCGCCCGCCGAGGCGCCCGCGTCCAAGCCGAAGCCCACGTATGGGACCTTCGGCTTCGACACCCCGGGCATGGACCGCGACATCGTGCCGGGCAACGACTTCTACGGCTTCGCCAACGGCACCTGGGTGAAGCGGACAGAGATTCCGCCGGACCGCTCCAGCTACAACATGTTCACCACGCTGGCGGAGCAGGCGGACCAGCGCAACCGCGAGCTCATCGAGGCGCAGCGCCAGGCCCCCGAGGGCAGCGAAGCCCGGAAGGTGGGCGACATCTTCGCCAGCTTCATGGATGAGGCGGCCATCGAGGCCAAGGGCGTGGCGCCGCTCAAGCCGGAGCTGGAGCGCATCGCCGCCATCGGGCAGCGCAAGCAACTGGCCACGGTGCTGGGCGCCACCCTCCGCGCGGACGTGGACGCGCTCAACATGGGCGACGTCACCACGGACCGTCTCTTCGGCCTCTGGGTGGCCGAGGACCTGAACGAGCCATCGCGTTACGCCCCCTACCTGCTGCAAGGCGGCCTGTGGCTGCCCGACCGGGACTACTACCTGGTCGACAACCCGCGCTTCACGGAGCTGCGCAAGAGCTACCAGGCGCACATCGCGGCCATGCTGAAGCTGGCCGGCTTCGACGACGTGGAGACCCGCGCGGGCCGCGTCTTCGCCCTGGAGCGGAAGATGGCCCAGGCGCACGTGTCGCAGGTCGACACGCGGGACATCTCCAAGGCGAACAACCCCTGGCCGCGCGCGGAGTTCGGGAAGCGCGCGCCCGGCCTCGCCTGGAAGGAGTTCTTCGACGCCGCGGGCCTGGGCACGCAGGAGCAGGTCATCGTCTGGCAGCCGAGCGCGCTGACGGCCCTGTCGAAGCTCGCCCAGAGCGAGCCCCTGCAGGCGTGGAAGGACTACCTGGCCTTCCACGCGGTGGCCCGCGCGGCCCCGTACCTGCCCAAGGCCTTCGTTGACGAGAGCTTCGCCTTCAACGGCAAGACGCTGAGCGGAACGCCCGCCCAGAAGGAGCGCTGGAAGCGTGGCGTGGACGCCACCAACCTCTCCATGGGCGAGGCGGTGGGCAAGCTTTACGTCGCGAAGTACTTCCCGCCGGAGGTGAAGGCGGAAGCGGAGGCCATGGTCCGCAACATCATCACCGCGTTCGAGAAGCGCATCGACGCGCTGACGTGGATGTCGCCCGAGACGCGGACCCGCGCCAAGGAGAAGGTGGGCACGCTCCAGGCAAGCATCGGCCACCCGGAGAAGTGGCGTGACTACTCGGGGCTCGACATCGTGGCCGGTGACGCCTACGGCAACGCCGAGCGCGCCGTCCGCTTCGAGTACCAGCGCAACGTCGCCAAGCTGGGCCAGCCCGTGGACCGGAAGGAGTGGTACATGGTCCCGCAGCTGGTGAACGCGCTGAACTCACCGCAGCAGAACTCCATCATCTTCCCGGCCGCCATCCTGCAGCCGCCCTTCTTCGACGCGAACGCGGACCCGGCCGTCAACTACGGCGGCATCGGCGCGGTCATCGGTCACGAAATCGTCCACAGCTTCGACGACGTGGGCGCCAAGTTCGACGCGCGCGGCAAGCTGGAGAACTGGTGGACGAAGGAGGACGAAGCGAAGTTCCAGGCCGCGGGGAAGGCCCTGGCGGCCCAGTACAACGAATACCGCCCGCTGCCGGACCTGTCTGTGAATGGCGAGCTGACGCTGGGCGAGAACATCGCGGACATGGCGGGGGTGGCGGTGTCCTATGACGCCTACCAGCTCTCCCTGGGCGGAAAGCCCGCGCCTGTCATCGACGGCTACACGGGTGACCAGCGCTTCTTCCTCGGCTTCGGTCAGGTGTGGCGCGCCAAGTACCGCGAGCCGTACCTGCGCCGCATCATCATGACGGACGGCCACGCGCCGGGCCCGTACCGCACCGCCACCGTGCGCAACCTCGATGCCTGGTATGGCGCGTTCGATGTCCAGCCCGGGCAGACGCTGTTCCTGTCTCCCGAGCAGCGCGTCCGCATCTGGTAG
- a CDS encoding TetR/AcrR family transcriptional regulator gives MPRPRASRLDPERRQTLLAVAAEEFAEHGFDGASYNRILERAGFSKGVAYYYFEGKDDLYAAVLALTLDTLAQRFGAWQRPADADGFWRTLRERYFALTTHIVNDERSARLLRSMSQARTHPKLQEAWLRFEGPLVGWFQRVLADGRALGAVRGDVPESLLLASLMGIGQATDGWLLEQWAHSGVPALQRGAEQVFSLFEDLLVPRPVGPPPAKRR, from the coding sequence ATGCCCCGTCCCCGCGCCAGCAGGCTCGACCCCGAGCGCAGACAGACACTCCTCGCCGTGGCCGCGGAGGAGTTCGCGGAGCACGGCTTCGATGGGGCCTCCTACAACCGCATCCTGGAGCGCGCGGGCTTCTCGAAGGGCGTCGCGTACTACTACTTCGAGGGCAAGGACGACCTTTATGCCGCCGTGCTGGCCCTCACGTTGGACACGCTCGCGCAGCGATTCGGGGCCTGGCAGCGTCCCGCGGACGCGGACGGCTTCTGGCGCACCCTGCGTGAGCGGTACTTCGCGCTGACGACGCACATCGTGAACGACGAGCGCTCGGCCCGGCTTCTCCGGAGCATGTCGCAAGCGCGCACCCATCCGAAGCTCCAGGAGGCGTGGCTGCGCTTCGAAGGGCCGCTGGTGGGGTGGTTCCAACGCGTCCTGGCGGACGGGCGCGCGCTGGGCGCGGTGCGTGGCGATGTGCCGGAGTCCCTGCTGCTGGCATCCCTCATGGGCATCGGACAGGCCACGGATGGGTGGCTGCTCGAACAGTGGGCGCACAGCGGCGTGCCGGCGCTCCAGCGCGGGGCGGAGCAGGTGTTCTCCCTCTTCGAGGACCTGCTGGTCCCCAGGCCCGTGGGCCCGCCTCCCGCGAAGCGGCGCTGA
- a CDS encoding aromatic ring-hydroxylating oxygenase subunit alpha, translating into MNEATGSKHAEQWAAHWYAVARSPALGTGRPLGIQRLGRRLVLWRDAAGEAHCADAACPHRGADLGLGRVRQGALECPYHGFRYEGGGACLAMPCEGRDAKPSRGLALRMHPVREAHGFIWAWLGGRVPASLPPLPWLADAPEPDSSSAAVEEVWNARFTRVMEGMMDLHHFPFAHRRYVPPGYTRLDPYEVHVDAGAIRTVGWLRKETRPPGTGFRFAIDVGYPGVIHLRFTPRLVAAVVCTPVDAEHTWIAARFRQQYVRLPGLRWLAARLAIAFEFRFIQPDDYRMVRSSLPRSGALTHGTLIRADRAIVAWHQLHRAALGDTPGAS; encoded by the coding sequence ATGAACGAGGCGACAGGCTCGAAGCACGCCGAGCAGTGGGCGGCGCATTGGTACGCGGTGGCGCGGTCACCGGCGCTCGGGACGGGACGGCCCTTGGGAATCCAGCGCCTGGGGCGGCGGCTCGTGCTCTGGCGGGACGCCGCGGGCGAGGCCCACTGCGCGGATGCGGCCTGTCCTCACCGGGGCGCGGACCTCGGGCTCGGACGCGTGCGGCAGGGGGCGCTCGAATGCCCCTACCACGGCTTCCGTTACGAGGGTGGCGGCGCCTGTCTGGCCATGCCCTGTGAGGGGCGTGACGCGAAGCCCTCGCGAGGCCTCGCGCTGCGCATGCATCCGGTGCGAGAGGCGCATGGGTTCATCTGGGCGTGGCTGGGGGGCAGGGTGCCCGCGTCCCTTCCTCCGCTGCCCTGGCTCGCAGACGCGCCGGAGCCTGATTCGAGCAGCGCCGCGGTGGAGGAGGTCTGGAACGCACGCTTCACCCGGGTCATGGAGGGGATGATGGACCTCCATCACTTTCCCTTCGCGCACCGGCGTTACGTCCCGCCGGGCTACACGCGGTTGGACCCCTATGAGGTCCACGTGGACGCGGGGGCCATTCGCACCGTCGGCTGGCTGCGCAAGGAGACACGTCCGCCTGGGACGGGGTTCCGTTTCGCCATCGACGTGGGCTACCCGGGCGTCATTCACCTGCGCTTCACGCCCCGGCTGGTCGCCGCCGTCGTCTGCACGCCCGTGGATGCCGAGCACACGTGGATCGCGGCGCGCTTCCGCCAGCAATACGTCCGGCTGCCGGGGCTCCGGTGGCTCGCTGCCCGGCTGGCGATTGCGTTCGAGTTCCGCTTCATCCAGCCGGACGACTACCGGATGGTCCGCTCCAGCCTGCCTCGCTCCGGTGCGCTGACCCACGGCACGCTCATCCGGGCGGACCGTGCCATCGTCGCGTGGCATCAACTGCATCGCGCGGCGCTCGGCGACACTCCTGGCGCATCCTGA
- a CDS encoding GNAT family N-acetyltransferase, which translates to MPHMKAFEMSLLASNGPVLETQRLILRPPRAEDLDGFAALSADPESARFIGGVQPRSMAWRTLCVMAGSWSLQGFAMFSVLEKSTGAWVGRVGPWKPEGWPGTEIGWGLLREHWGRGYATEATAATMDWAFDHLGWTDVIHCIVPENTPSQQVALRLGSRVLGQAHLPPPHDTLRVDRWGQSRDEWRARRR; encoded by the coding sequence ATGCCACACATGAAGGCGTTTGAAATGTCGCTCCTGGCAAGCAATGGCCCCGTGCTCGAAACACAGCGTCTCATCCTCCGGCCTCCCCGAGCCGAGGACCTGGATGGCTTCGCGGCGCTGTCGGCCGACCCGGAGTCGGCGCGTTTCATCGGAGGGGTCCAGCCGCGCTCGATGGCGTGGCGCACCCTGTGTGTGATGGCGGGCTCGTGGTCGCTCCAGGGCTTCGCGATGTTCTCCGTGCTGGAGAAGTCCACGGGCGCGTGGGTGGGTCGAGTGGGCCCGTGGAAGCCGGAGGGCTGGCCTGGAACGGAGATTGGCTGGGGCCTGCTCCGCGAGCACTGGGGCCGGGGCTACGCCACGGAGGCGACGGCGGCGACCATGGACTGGGCCTTCGACCACCTCGGCTGGACCGACGTCATCCACTGCATCGTGCCGGAGAACACCCCGTCCCAGCAGGTCGCGCTCCGGCTGGGGTCGCGCGTGCTGGGACAAGCACACCTGCCACCGCCGCACGACACACTCCGCGTCGACCGCTGGGGGCAGAGCCGCGATGAGTGGCGTGCTCGGCGGAGGTAG
- a CDS encoding MFS transporter codes for MPRNVQRRVRALVFVTVFLDLVGFGLIIPLLPFYVESMGGTATTAGVLLALFSLAQLVASPVLGRLSDRVGRRPVILLSLLGNAISMALFAYSTHVQWLPWLFASRLLAGATAGNLAACQAAVADVTDERGRAAGMGLVGAGIGLGMVLGPVIGSFLHVHGAWAPPLAGAVMAAAAMLGVLFFFPETHRPRAERHEAPGRPRVRLSDVLARPGLGAVLALTFLVFIGMTNLQVSLGLLAQARFGWGEQEIGRLFALMGLVTFVLQAFVIGWLTRRVRDTTLVLVGAACMGAGLTCIAAAGHGAMLVLAMVLVGSGTGLLQPLMASLASGFAGSELRGGVLGVVQSAGGLARVVGPVWSGFLYSRLGPGAPFTSGAVAAGVALLVGASLLRRRVPDAPPQSSLKV; via the coding sequence GTGCCCCGGAACGTGCAGCGACGGGTACGGGCGCTCGTCTTCGTCACGGTGTTCCTGGACCTGGTCGGCTTCGGCCTCATCATCCCGTTGCTGCCGTTCTACGTGGAGTCCATGGGCGGGACGGCCACGACGGCGGGTGTGCTGCTGGCGTTGTTCTCCCTCGCACAACTCGTCGCCTCGCCGGTGCTGGGGCGGCTGTCGGACCGGGTGGGGCGCCGCCCCGTCATCCTGCTGAGCCTGCTGGGCAACGCGATCTCCATGGCCCTGTTCGCGTACTCCACCCACGTCCAATGGCTGCCGTGGTTGTTCGCGTCGCGGCTGCTCGCGGGCGCCACCGCGGGCAACCTGGCGGCGTGTCAGGCGGCGGTGGCGGACGTCACGGACGAGCGAGGGCGGGCCGCGGGCATGGGGCTCGTCGGCGCGGGCATTGGCCTGGGCATGGTGCTGGGGCCCGTCATCGGCAGCTTCCTCCATGTGCATGGCGCCTGGGCGCCACCGCTGGCGGGCGCGGTGATGGCGGCGGCGGCGATGCTCGGCGTGCTCTTCTTCTTTCCGGAGACACACCGCCCGCGGGCGGAGCGGCACGAGGCGCCAGGCCGTCCCCGGGTCCGGCTGTCCGACGTCCTGGCCCGGCCCGGGCTGGGCGCGGTGCTGGCGTTGACGTTCCTGGTGTTCATCGGGATGACGAACCTCCAGGTGTCGCTGGGGCTGCTGGCCCAGGCGCGCTTCGGCTGGGGCGAACAGGAGATCGGGCGGCTCTTCGCGTTGATGGGCCTGGTCACCTTCGTGCTTCAGGCCTTCGTCATCGGCTGGCTGACGCGCCGGGTCCGGGACACGACATTGGTGCTGGTGGGCGCCGCGTGCATGGGGGCCGGGCTCACGTGCATCGCCGCCGCGGGCCACGGTGCCATGTTGGTGCTGGCCATGGTGCTGGTGGGCTCGGGGACGGGCTTGTTGCAGCCGCTGATGGCCAGCCTGGCCTCCGGGTTCGCGGGGAGCGAGTTGCGCGGCGGAGTGCTGGGCGTGGTGCAGTCGGCGGGCGGGCTCGCGCGCGTGGTGGGGCCGGTGTGGAGCGGCTTCCTCTACTCGCGGCTGGGGCCTGGTGCGCCCTTCACCAGTGGGGCGGTGGCGGCGGGCGTCGCGCTGTTGGTGGGAGCTTCGCTCCTGCGGCGGCGCGTTCCGGACGCGCCGCCGCAGTCGAGCTTGAAGGTCTGA